The Humulus lupulus chromosome 7, drHumLupu1.1, whole genome shotgun sequence region ataattttttatttaattaattaaaattttgaaaattaaatataaaatagtttttggtaactctattttgatttattatttttaaaattttaaacaatatttattaaattttgaaaataaaaaattttcactttcaaaatttttttaaacaattttttacttttagttttttttttcttctcttttttaaaTGAgcacctcattttatattgttaaacaagaaataaaaataaaagttatcaaacgcgtttattattttttgtttttaaaaacaaaaattttactcAACACAACCTTAATTtttcaataatttttaaataGGAGTGTTAGTTGACCTGCACCTGTAGTAAACAAGACATAATCGTCCTATAGtactatataaaaatatgttataCAATATATTCTAATATAATAATATAGAATGCGTTATAATACGGACCCTAACAACTAATTCTGGTGTAAGTCTATGTAGTGGCGGTGGAGATGCATGTGATTCTCCAAAATAGTCCACCTTATATGAAATCAACCTCTATCTTCGACTCTATTATTAAAAGTACTTTTTAATTACGAAAATTgcaataaatgttatatatagcCGCAAACTCGAATATGTATGACATTTTTCACGTTTTACAACCAACAAAAATCTGATTTcagtttaagatatttttataatAGAGACGGAAGTAAAATCTTATAATTAGCTAGCTGTAAATCTATATTTTGCTAttattatttatctattttttttataggaTTATTATTATATTGAAAAATTGCGTGTAAATTATCCAAGAAACAATTATTATGTAAAGCTGTTAAAGTATTTGTATACAGTAAGAATTGAGCTGTAAAAAGGTCAAAATTTCAGCACGTGGATCATGCATCCAAAAACAAATCCACCTACCTACCAAAAATGTGACAATATAACACTTTAAAACGAAGAGTGATTATTCATATACTAATCCCACAAAGCAAAACCAATGGCAAGCGTTatcctttctctcctcttcttcacCACTCTCCTTCTTCACCCTGCACTCTCAGAGCTATGCAACCAAAATGACAAAAGAGTCCTTCTCCAAATCAAGAAAGCCTTCAATGACCCCTATGTCCTCACCTCATGGCATGAAGACACCGACTGCTGTGAATGGTACTGCGTCGAGTGTGACTCCAAAACGCACCGTATCACCTCCTTATCAGTCATTGCTGGTTCTCTGTCGGGACCTATCCCACCCCAAGTCGGAGACCTCCCTTACCTGGAGAACCTCGACCTCCACAAGCAAGTTAACCTCACGGGTCCCATCCCACCGGCCATTGCTAAGCTCAAACGCCTCAAGAGCCTCCGACTCGATTGGACCAGCCTCTCCGGTTCGGTTCCAGGTTTCTTAAGCCAACTCACCAGCCTCACTTCCCTCGACCTCTCTTTCAACAAACTAGCTGGACCGATCCCGGCTTCGCTCTCCAAGCTACCAAAGCTTAACTACCTTCGGCTGGACCGGAACAAACTAACTGGACCGATCCCAGACTCGTTCGGAGAGTTTAAAGGAGCGAGGTTTTATTTGGTGTTGTCTCATAACCAGCTCTCCGGTAAAATACCAGCTTCGTTGGGAATAAAGAAGGACTTCGCTAATATAGACTTGTCGTGGAACAAGCTTGAAGGTGACCCGAAAGCGCTGTTCGGGTCGGACAAGAAGGTCGAATATGTAGACCTGTCGAGGAATTTGCTGGAGTTTGACATGTCTAAGGTTGACTTTCCCAAGAGCTTAACGTGGTTGGATGTTAATCATAATAAGATAACGGGCAGTCTTCCTGTCGGGCTTACCGCACTGAATGATTTGCAGTTTTTGAATGTGACTTATAATAGGTTGTGTGGGAAGATTCCGGTGGGTGGGAAGTTGCAGAGATTCGAAGGCACGTCGTATTTCCATAACCTGTGTTTATGTGGTGCTCCGCTACAACGTTGCAAATAGTGATGCAGCTGACGTTTAGTTTTCCTCACCTAGCTTTTACTACTGTCTATGTCGTTTTATCTTTGATGTTTTATGAGTAATGTGTTTCTCTAATGTCGTTTTATTTATGTGTTGTCTTTCTTTGTAAACGGTACTGTTTGATGATGGCTAGGCCAAAGATGATTGTTTTAAAAACAACAATCCTGTTTCTGTTTGAAGAGAGGAGAGGAGTGTCTAAGCAACCATGTCTAGAGCAATTATTATGTTTTAAATTTCTGATGTTGATGAGAATATCACTTTGATTTTGTTCCAAGCATATTATTAACACAGTGAAGCGTATAGTCACTTTCAAACAATGCGACAAAGTGGTCTGTCTGTCTCTGTGTGTGCTCTATCTTCTTCCACCAAAGTCGAACAAAAATCTGCTGTCCTATTTTTTGTTTCCCATTCCTGTCCCAGTCAAATAGTGACACATCATTTAATTTGATACATAAACTAACAGAGATGAGATATAAGACTAATAACGTTCTTAAATTTTCTGTTAATACCTAGcatttattatttcatttttatttatttttttaataaataataaataaaatttggtCTACAATGAATATATTGTAGCAGAAAatattccttcttcttcttctaattttcatcttcttattttgtttttttatgaaATAACAAAGACTAATCTTGAAATGAATATATTGTAGAGAAAAGAGAAATTACAATGATAATTTACTGTATGAAGTAGAGAATGCTTTCTGAAAAGAGTTTACATTGCTAACCCTATGATTAAAATTTAACTTCTACACAAGAACGACGTTTAAGTTGGATTAATTTACAACCTTTTTAATTTTTCTTCAGTACCACTACTgtcctttattattattataatttaaaaaaaataaaaaatacaactgCTCTCTGTAGCTAGCACATCTTCTTTCTCTATATCCATCTCAATCGAACACGGCGGCATCGACAACAGTATCGGCCGTGTCTCCTTTACTCGCCGGAGAAACATGTAGATTCTCGTCTTTAAATCACTTGGCTACACTGGTCTCCTAGCATTTATCCAAAGGCCGACGTTGCATTCCTGTTTTGACCTCCGTACGCGCCGAACTAGGCAGAAATGGTCACAACCGCCTCTCTGAAGAGTCTCGCGAGTTGAAGGGCCTCTCCAATGATCCCCGTTTCGACGTCGCTTTCAAGGGCTTGTATTCTCTTCCGAGTATGATTTATTATGATCGAATAGGAAATTGCATTTTTTTTACTCTCGTTGGTGTATCGAATAGAAAAATAATGAAATTTTTTCTCTACAATATATTCATTCCAAGATCAGTTTTGTTATttcataaaaaaacaaaataggatgatgaaaataagaagaagaagatgaaaggaTATTTTCTGTTGCTATgactttatttatattttattaaaaagataaataaaaatgaaataataaatgCTAGGTTTTAACAGAAAATTTAAGAATATTTTTAGTATTAAATCTCTGTTAGTTGATGTGTCAAAGTAAATGACGTGTCACTATTTAATTGGCTGGGACAGGAATGGGACACAAAAAATGGGACAGCAGATTTTTGTTCACCAAAGTGTACGTACGTTTGTTTAGCTCTAGCCTCTAGGATTTGAGGTGATACAATATACTTAAAatgcaaaaaataataaatattcaaCATTATTTCACAATTTCATTTTCACCTGATTATTATGGCATCACACAGTATTCATTAACTAATAGTTGTGTTCCCtgctaattaattttttttatgaatttttatatTCACTTCTACAAAAATGATGTTTTGCTACAATTTTCAATTGTTACTATTGAGCAAGGAACACAGTTTAACTATCGTATTTGTCAATATCGATATAGAAGTAGCTTTGCCATCAGATAAAAACTGTCAATGTTCACTTCTAAATAAAATGTTTTTAGTAAtgtttttttctaacttaaacATATCTAAGTGTTGCCTCCTATACTGTTGCCAAAAGGAAATATTCTAAGGCAACACTTGTAAAAGTGTTGTCTTAAATAGTATTTAAATTCTTCTAAATGAGATATAGCAACACTTTTTCAAATACATAAAGTAATAATTTTATTTTGAGTGTTGCTATTTATAAATGTTCTAATTAATTCGTACAAGTGTTGTTAAATGCTCAATTATAGTTTTAAATCTTTTTctcttattatttaaaaatatatatatatatatatatatataatcaatttaTAGTATACAATAAAAAATtcaatatcaaaattatttttttaatatagcaAAATCAAACTTACAAAGAAAGTACAACCACTACAAAAAATGTAACTTTTAGTGAcaactttttagtcacaacatatattttgtgtgactaaatgtcacttttagtaacaataaaaaattacttGTGACTAAAACGTCATACTTAATacaagttgtcactaatgtagttttagtcacaacctattatttttagtgataaagtttgttgtgactaaaaatacatttagtgacaacaaattgtgatttttgtgactaatacttttaaCCACGGACTTTTTAATGATGGCATaagtaaaatgattttttttagtcataaattttttgtttttagtcacaaaatttattgtgactaaaactaagatttttttgTAGTGaacattaatatattaaaattaatgaaaaaatttaggaaaaatacaaagaaatacaAGTACAAAATTTTTAAACTAATACTCAATGTAATAATAACAACAATGCATTTAATTATATACATATTTACAAATATTTGTAACAATATATTTGTCTTGATGATCATTGAGAAGTTCAATGCGTCGTCCACACATAGTTGATCCAAGTGAGTGTGTTGAGTAAAAACTACTCGTATCACTAAAAACAATTAATAGCTTAGATGACTATATGAACTTAACATTTCAAAACTCAATATAAACTTACTTGCTATTTTAGGGACAAAGAAGGAAATACTTCTCGCCCATCTGAATGGATCTATCTTTAAGTGCTTGAGCACGCTTATTCTCATGACCTACACTAACTTCACCTGGATGTTGAAATGCGTACTAATGATCCAACCCATTGTTATGTTGTATATAATCCAACAACCTAGaagttaatcatatttaattataaaaaacatgcatataatttaaACTTATAATTATAAAAGGCATGATTGTATACCTCAAATACAATATCATCGGAGTTTGTCCAATCTCATCCATGTTGCAAAATTGTGTCACATCATCCTTGAAAAGCATAGCAATCGTGTTGTATCCAAATACATATTGTGGGTTATTAATCTTCTTGTGGTGGTCATTATCCCATGGTGATACAAACTTAAATAAAGAGGTCAAAGTGCTTGACATAGATGTTGAATCATTATGAGAGATTGGCACTACCTCCTGTGTCAATGGCTCTACAGGTGTAAGCTTTGGGGGTTGATGATGTTGAGTGGAAGGTATCATTGCCTCAATatattctctctttctcttatgCTTACGACCCAAggaaaagttaaaataaaataagttaggCAATAATAACTTATAGACATTACCTGTCCCCACTCATTTTCattgataataagatgtttatgATAAGTTACTGATACTCGAACTACTTGACCTACCAAAGTGATCCCTGGATTCAAATTAGGAAATGGTAGCCTAGCCATCTCTTAGTGGGCTACCACAACGACTACATGAGCAACTTCTTTAGGCATCTTTTTTCCATAGATATATGTACTATCAGTCTTACGAATGCATCCCAATGCAACTTTGTTGTCTCTCATGTTGATAACAAGCTTACATTAATTTCCTTCCAAATTAGCTCTTTAGTTTCATTTGGGACCAACCTCCAGTCATCGATATTCAAAGGAATGTGGCAACGTGCCAACACTCCAATGCGACTTGCCATCTTCGTTGCCCCATTTCCAATTGATATCTCCAATCGATTATAGTCAACCACTAATTTTTCACCCTCACTTCTAGCCTTTATGACGTCATCGCAAATTGTTTTACCCCCATATATCTTAATAATTTCAACTTCTTGTAGGATTTTACCCACCTCATCATTATCATCGCCAAATGGGTCAACATCATCATCAAATAAAGGGGGATCAATATTTGTGTACCTacattgaagaaaaagaaaatccaGCTCACAAAGTATTGCAATGGTTTCCCACCAAAGGTTAACAAAATGCAAAGTACCTTGTTCTAAAATTGTTTTCATGTAAAAACCACTTAATTTGTCAAGTAACACTTAATTTTTAAACCATAAACCTTCACCATCCTCGCATAAACTAATGTTTTCATCCTCAATGGTGACATCAGAAGGCGGTGCGTCAAGCACAAAAGTTTCTTGTTTGAGTAAACATCACCGTTGTGAGATTCTTTTAGGTGATAATCTTTTGGTTGGCTTGTTAACACAACCGACCAGCGAGTATCTAAAGGATCAATGACATTGAAAACTTGCTTGGATTGGGACGCCATTATAAATCGGTCATATTTTTGCCCTATTCGATTCAAGTCAACCAATGTAAATATGAATTTCTCTTGTTTAACCCTGTTATCACTCTTCACCCAATCACATACAAAAAGAGGAATTTGAACATTTATATAATCTaattcccaaatttctttgataGCTCTGTAGAATGTCATATCATATTCTATGagatttttatctttggaactagataCTTGAAAAGTTTTGGCgactgttatcccaaaatttgaaaatggtgacgtggcaatagaattgacacgtggcatggattagttgggtgatctggcttagtaatagCCCAGTGCATCaatgaagagtttggactgcttgagagatgtcatagTCAACCAAATACACtcgaggagaatacttgggctaaggtgtgcttggctcggaccctagtccgaggagcccaagtgcttggctcggaccataGTCCAAGGAGCTTAAGAGATGGGCTTAGACCTTGGCCCGAGGAGAGGCCACAACAGGTCCGATCGAACCCTTGTTCGAGGAGCCCctaaatgcttggctcggacctcaGTCCGAGGAGCTCCTaggtgattggctcggaccatgtccgaggagggCCTTGGGTGATTGGGTCGGACCATGTCCAAGGAGatccatgcatgtgtgccaagggattggctcggaccatgtccgaggagagccctgggtgattggctcggaccatgtccgaggaaagccatgcatgtgtgccaagggattggctcggaccatgtccgaggagagccctgggtgattggctcggaccatgtccgaggagagccatgcatgtgtgccaagggattggctcggaccctagtccgaggagccccctagatgcttggctcggatcttagtccgaggagaggccaaatagtgcttggctcggacctagtccgaggagaagccaagtgcATGCCtcagaccttagtccgaggagggcCAAAAATATGTGGCTCGGatcttagtccgaggagaggctcCAAGTAATtgcctcggaccttagtccgaggagagccaaggagggtggctcagaccttggtccgaggagatctATGCATGCATAATCTTGATCCAAAGGAAAGCCTAGAGGAGTATGGACCGTATGCAGGTGTCcaacatgcatatgtccgaccagaagacgatattcatcaacAAAATAGGTTGGACTACGTCAAATTTCCAGAAACAACTTCAGCAAGAATTGGTCTGggcaccgcgggaatctctcattcctcactcaaattgaggaatctgttgtattatAAATATtgtgtgtaatttaaatataatataaataatagaatatcccgattctagagggatatcagtttaggatcccaagcctataaatagagggtgaaTGGGATCAAAAAAGGAGTTTTGGTAATTTGAGAATTGGtttgagttc contains the following coding sequences:
- the LOC133789148 gene encoding polygalacturonase inhibitor-like, translating into MASVILSLLFFTTLLLHPALSELCNQNDKRVLLQIKKAFNDPYVLTSWHEDTDCCEWYCVECDSKTHRITSLSVIAGSLSGPIPPQVGDLPYLENLDLHKQVNLTGPIPPAIAKLKRLKSLRLDWTSLSGSVPGFLSQLTSLTSLDLSFNKLAGPIPASLSKLPKLNYLRLDRNKLTGPIPDSFGEFKGARFYLVLSHNQLSGKIPASLGIKKDFANIDLSWNKLEGDPKALFGSDKKVEYVDLSRNLLEFDMSKVDFPKSLTWLDVNHNKITGSLPVGLTALNDLQFLNVTYNRLCGKIPVGGKLQRFEGTSYFHNLCLCGAPLQRCK